The Daucus carota subsp. sativus chromosome 2, DH1 v3.0, whole genome shotgun sequence genome includes a window with the following:
- the LOC108208454 gene encoding probable pectinesterase/pectinesterase inhibitor 41 yields the protein MAFKPYVSTSVSTTFLIFLLPFLFSSEALAAHVCDSTPYPSLCRSSLPNNNNAKVHDYGQSSFTTSLSTARAFLSLTQKFLDRSSGLPSGAVAALEDCRLLAELNVDYILESSTITKQAETLSVAQADTVHTLMSSVLTNTQTCLDGLEQTASTWSLKDGVSVPLVNATKSYSLSLSLFKTGWVSKTKRVSSHTPRRRGAFAQGRFPFKTSDKNKAIFEKIGRRHLLQDDGDYIVVSDIVVVSQDGTGNFTTINEALTLAPNKTLASDGYFVIYVTAGVYEEYVSIPKNNKYVMMIGDGINQTVITGDRSTADGFTTFNSATFAVVGQGFVAVNITFRNTAGGADHQAVAMRSGADMSTFYSCSFEGYQDTLYTHSNRQFYTECDIYGTVDFIFGNGAAMLQDCNIYPRLPLANQFNAITAQGRTDLTQNTGISIQNCNIRAADDLASSNGGTQTYLGRPWKQYSRTVYLQSFMDSLINPVGWHEWSGNFALDTLYYAEFSNTGPGSNTSGRVTWPGYHIINATEAADFTVANFISGDSWLPQTGVPYSSGL from the exons ATGGCCTTTAAACCCTATGTTTCCACTTCTGTCAGCACAACTTTCCTCATCTTTCTACTACCATTTTTGTTCTCTTCGGAGGCCTTGGCCGCGCATGTCTGTGATTCCACTCCTTATCCATCCTTATGTCGATCCTCTCTTCCCAATAACAACAATGCCAAAGTCCATGACTATGGCCAATCTTCGTTCACCACTTCCTTATCAACAGCTCGTGCATTTCTGTCATTAACACAAAAATTTCTTGACAGAAGCTCCGGTTTGCCATCCGGAGCTGTGGCTGCTCTTGAAGATTGCAGGTTACTGGCTGAGCTAAACGTTGATTATATACTTGAATCGTCCACAATTACAAAACAAGCTGAGACGTTGTCTGTTGCTCAAGCTGACACCGTTCATACGTTAATGAGTTCAGTTTTAACCAATACGCAGACTTGTTTAGATGGACTTGAACAAACTGCTTCGACTTGGAGTCTTAAAGATGGAGTATCCGTGCCTCTTGTTAATGCAACTAAGAGTTATAGTCTTTCTTTATCGCTTTTCAAAACCGGATgggtttcaaaaacaaaaagagTCTCATCTCATACTCCAAGGAGAAGAGGCGCATTTGCACAGGGTAGATTTCCCTTTAAGACATCTGACAAAAATAAAgcgatttttgaaaaaataggTCGAAGACATCTACTACAAGATGATGGTGATTATATTGTGGTGAGCGACATTGTGGTCGTGAGTCAGGATGGAACAGGGAACTTTACAACCATCAATGAGGCCTTAACTTTGGCTCCCAACAAAACTTTAGCTAGTGATGGCTACTTTGTGATATATGTCACGGCTGGGGTGTACGAAGAATATGTGTCCATTCCAAAGAACAACAAGTACGTGATGATGATTGGGGACGGAATTAATCAGACAGTGATCACAGGCGACCGTAGCACTGCTGATGGCTTCACAACTTTCAACTCTGCAACATTTG CTGTAGTAGGACAGGGATTTGTGGCCGTGAATATAACATTCCGGAACACAGCAGGGGGAGCAGATCACCAGGCAGTTGCCATGAGAAGTGGCGCGGATATGTCAACATTCTATAGCTGCAGCTTTGAAGGGTATCAAGATACGCTATATACACACTCCAACAGGCAATTCTACACAGAATGTGACATATATGGCACAGTCGACTTCATATTTGGCAACGGAGCAGCTATGCTACAAGACTGCAACATCTATCCGCGTCTGCCTCTGGCTAATCAATTCAATGCCATAACTGCACAAGGAAGAACTGATTTGACACAGAACACAGGCATTTCAATACAGAACTGTAATATTAGAGCGGCTGATGATCTGGCATCAAGCAATGGAGGCACGCAGACTTATCTCGGGAGGCCTTGGAAACAGTATTCGCGGACAGTGTATCTGCAATCTTTTATGGATAGTTTGATAAACCCTGTTGGTTGGCATGAATGGTCTGGAAATTTTGCCTTGGATACTTTGTATTATGCGGAGTTCAGCAACACAGGGCCTGGATCAAACACTAGTGGCAGAGTTACATGGCCAGGTTATCACATTATTAATGCAACAGAGGCTGCTGATTTTACAGTTGCTAACTTTATATCTGGGGATAGCTGGTTACCTCAAACTGGAGTGCCTTATTCAAGCGGCTTATAA
- the LOC108210219 gene encoding putative disease resistance protein RGA4 has protein sequence MSDAIIGDLASGLIRKLVSLATEEIILAWNLLDDLVRLRQRMESIDALLLDAATKKLTMSAVQTWFNQIEAVAHVADVFMDELAYQVTRHKVQHHRVWDFLIPSKKSSLLYRFKVAHKMKSINTSFDNIFTSAGELGLQPVAHLLATMQTRLIRKTPHSEDKSLLVGRDDDISYLVQMVCKNHEVELPVTAVYGMGGQGKTTVARMVYNRDAVINMFPKRMWITVSEDFDFMKILNQMVVSLTSTASVLENTEGLIKELQKNLKGEKFLLVLDDVWNEKPEEWDNLRNSLLEIGGARGSNILITTRSQEVAYAMRCSVSYQVKILSEEDSYELFKRIAFSHGGIVETEAFEELGRRLVKRCGGLPLAIKTLGGLLHSKESEQEWLEIQNSEIWKSKGVLASLRLSYDNLPYSSLKRCFAYCSIIPKDTDICKDELAQIWKALGFLLPARGSTALMEDIGYEYFNILLCNSLLQDVEKDAVGNITSCKMHDLVHDLALDLSKYHSVTVKTGHELNIVSHISQPIYLRLDERISNRNPAILKRNLERVQALYTGARFLGDMLPYLKHLTVLVLNANEITSELPSSLSKMKYLKYLDISCFRGILPSYITDLYNLETLRVWALQVLPKEFCNLINLRHLYIVNPHERCMFIGIENLTCLQTLPHFVVSPDHSCLVKNLGGLNNLRGKLDLYGLDNVEDMVEATQAKLCLKPNLQSLVLEWDTNTSLRVDEEYNDEEVMRGLKPHTNLKELKIEYFKGKQLASWIAMMTNLVKITLRYCSRCEGLPTLGHLPKLREMEINRMKNVKFIGDNSSGGRGSGGTEFTASWGTKTNTTMYPSLTKLRFFDLPELEEWLESVMSTCDEDRSTMLAFPKLEVLEINGCPKLTRIPGSCFPSLKLLFIVDSDSSSMILETISRNVSSLAYLRLENISNGGGGSSSSSSSSKMDSIIDQLLENNFKSLETLKLYDCKGLTSLKLGPAIKELEVSYCHDLTSINLVEDSSVLNYVTIWGCPSLSNWISG, from the coding sequence ATGAGTGATGCAATTATAGGTGACCTTGCTAGCGGCTTGATTCGTAAGCTCGTTTCGCTTGCAACCGAAGAAATAATACTAGCTTGGAATCTTCTGGACGATCTCGTAAGACTAAGGCAAAGGATGGAATCAATTGACGCTCTCTTACTCGACGCTGCTACCAAGAAACTAACCATGTCGGCTGTCCAAACCTGGTTCAACCAAATCGAAGCTGTCGCTCATGTTGCTGATGTTTTTATGGACGAACTTGCGTACCAAGTCACTCGACATAAGGTACAGCATCATAGAGTATGGGATTTTCTCATTCCATCTAAAAAAAGCAGCTTATTATATCGTTTTAAAGTAGCTCATAAGATGAAGTCTATCAATACTTCATTTGACAATATTTTTACAAGTGCTGGAGAGCTTGGGCTTCAGCCTGTAGCTCATTTACTTGCCACTATGCAAACGAGGCTAATACGCAAGACACCTCACTCTGAAGACAAGTCACTATTAGTTGGGAGAGATGATGATATATCTTATTTAGTCCAAATGGTGTGCAAGAATCATGAAGTTGAATTGCCTGTCACTGCTGTATATGGGATGGGGGGTCAAGGCAAGACGACGGTTGCGCGAATGGTGTACAATAGAGATGCTGTGATCAATATGTTTCCGAAGAGGATGTGGATAACTGTGTCAGAAGATTTTGATTTCATGAAGATTTTGAATCAAATGGTGGTGTCACTCACTTCAACGGCTTCTGTTTTGGAGAATACAGAAGGGTTGATTAAAGAGCTTCAAAAGAATCTCAAGGGGGAGAAGTTTTTACTTGTACTGGATGATGTGTGGAATGAGAAACCGGAGGAGTGGGATAACTTGAGGAATTCTTTGCTTGAAATTGGTGGTGCGAGAGGAAGCAATATATTGATTACCACACGTAGTCAGGAAGTTGCTTATGCCATGAGATGTTCTGTTTCTTATCAGGTGAAGATATTATCGGAGGAAGATAGTTATGAATTGTTCAAGAGAATAGCTTTTTCTCATGGTGGAATCGTAGAGACAGAGGCATTTGAAGAGTTGGGGAGAAGATTGGTGAAACGGTGTGGTGGCTTGCCTCTGGCAATCAAAACACTAGGCGGTTTGTTGCACTCAAAGGAGTCTGAACAAGAATGGTTGGAGATCCAAAACAGTGAAATATGGAAATCAAAAGGTGTATTGGCTTCCTTGCGTTTGTCATATGATAATTTACCATATTCTTCGTTGAAAAGATGTTTTGCATATTGCTCCATCATACCAAAGGATACCGACATTTGTAAGGATGAATTAGCACAGATATGGAAGGCATTGGGATTTCTATTGCCTGCTAGAGGAAGTACTGCATTAATGGAAGATATTGGCTACGAGTACTTCAACATTCTGTTATGTAATTCTTTGTTACAAGACGTAGAAAAGGATGCAGTGGGAAACATCACTAGTTGCAAGATGCATGATCTAGTGCATGATCTTGCACTAGATCTATCTAAATATCACTCTGTAACTGTGAAGACAGGCCATGAGCTGAACATTGTATCCCATATCTCCCAGCCTATATATTTGAGGCTTGATGAACGAATTTCAAATAGAAACCCAGCAATTTTAAAGAGAAATCTTGAGAGGGTTCAAGCATTATATACTGGGGCTCGTTTCCTGGGTGACATGTTACCTTACCTCAAACACTTGACTGTTCTGGTTTTGAATGCTAATGAAATCACTTCTGAGTTGCCAAGTTCGTTGAGCAAGATGAAATATCTAAAATATCTTGATATCTCTTGTTTCCGTGGTATATTGCCAAGCTACATCACAGACCTCTACAATTTGGAGACATTGAGAGTTTGGGCTCTACAAGTTCTTCCAAAAGAGTTCTGCAATTTGATTAACTTGAGACATCTATACATTGTGAATCCACATGAAAGATGCATGTTTATTGGGATCGAGAATTTAACTTGTCTACAAACGCTGCCTCACTTTGTTGTGAGTCCAGATCATAGTTGTCTTGTTAAAAATTTAGGAGGGTTGAATAATCTGAGAGGCAAACTTGACCTCTATGGCCTTGATAATGTGGAAGATATGGTTGAAGCAACTCAAGCGAAGCTCTGTCTAAAGCCTAATCTCCAGTCTTTAGTGTTAGAATGGGACACCAATACAAGTCTAAGGGTAGACGAAGAATACAATGATGAGGAAGTGATGAGAGGATTAAAACCCCACACCAATCTGAAAGAATTAAAGATTGAATACTTTAAGGGGAAGCAGCTTGCATCATGGATTGCAATGATGACCAACTTGGTAAAAATCACATTGAGATATTGCTCAAGATGTGAAGGACTTCCAACACTGGGCCACCTTCCTAAACTTAGGGAGATGGAGATAAATAGGATGAAAAATGTCAAATTCATTGGGGACAATTCCAGTGGAGGTCGCGGTAGTGGTGGTACTGAGTTTACTGCAAGTTGGGGAACAAAAACTAATACAACTATGTATCCATCATTGACAAAACTCCGTTTCTTTGATTTGCCAGAGCTTGAAGAATGGCTGGAATCGGTTATGAGTACATGTGATGAAGACCGAAGTACTATGCTAGCATTTCCTAAACTTGAGGTTTTGGAAATCAATGGTTGTCCAAAGTTGACAAGAATCCCGGGTAGTTGTTTTCCTTCCTTGAAATTATTGTTCATAGTAGATTCAGACAGCAGCAGCATGATACTAGAAACAATTAGTAGAAATGTTAGCTCACTCGCGTATCTACGACTGGAGAATATTAGCAACGGAGGAGGAGGCTCATCCTCTTCGTCTTCTTCTTCAAAAATGGATTCCATAATTGATCAGCTCCTGGAAAACAATTTTAAGTCTTTGGAAACTTTGAAACTATATGACTGCAAGGGATTGACAAGTCTGAAACTTGGTCCGGCTATTAAGGAATTAGAAGTGAGTTACTGTCATGATCTAACCAGTATCAATTTAGTCGAAGACTCAAGTGTTCTGAACTATGTTACGATTTGGGGATGCCCCTCTCTTTCAAACTGGATATCAGGTTAG
- the LOC108208409 gene encoding RING-H2 finger protein ATL2: protein MDDKYTPHVNIEKSSTHLTNYAYSSKVMLISVIVLFVFSVTFAIFHLYSRFVLLRRSRNLIRLRHHRTSFTDDSPLSSTEKGLAPSILNSLSTFVFVNKDNNASLDCAVCLSEFEKNETGRILPRCNHGFHLECIDMWFLSNSTCPLCRAPVQLCPVSEPGRNRVDVVIDIDRVGPDPVRSGLSSNHSCNRMVYSSSSSSLPQLLNCASVNRGTGLDVRVGSDSRIGSKPMGQPARSLTRLMSI from the coding sequence ATGGATGACAAATACACTCCGCACGTaaatatcgaaaaatcgagCACCCATCTCACGAACTATGCTTATAGTAGCAAGGTCATGTTAATCTCCGTCATTGTACTCTTCGTTTTCTCCGTCACCTTCGCTATTTTTCACCTCTACTCTCGCTTCGTTCTCCTCCGCCGCTCTCGTAATCTAATCCGTCTTCGTCATCATCGCACTTCATTTACCGATGATTCGCCGCTCTCTTCTACCGAAAAGGGGCTCGCGCCGTCCATTTTAAATTCGCTTTCGACGTTTGTTTTTGTCAACAAGGATAATAACGCATCGCTTGACTGCGCGGTCTGTTTGTCCGagtttgagaaaaatgaaacgGGTCGGATCTTGCCCCGGTGTAACCACGGGTTTCATTTGGAGTGTATTGACATGTGGTTTTTGTCGAATTCGACTTGCCCGTTGTGTAGAGCTCCGGTTCAGTTGTGTCCGGTTTCGGAGCCGGGTCGTAACCGGGTTGATGTGGTTATTGATATCGATCGGGTGGGTCCTGAcccggttcggtccggtttgaGCTCAAACCACAGCTGTAATAGAATGGTTTATTCCTCATCGTCTTCTTCTTTGCCGCAATTGCTGAATTGTGCAAGTGTGAATAGGGGTACTGGGCTGGATGTAAGGGTCGGGTCGGATTCTAGAATAGGGTCTAAACCGATGGGTCAACCTGCAAGGTCCTTGACCAGGCTCATGAGCATTTAA